A window of Salmo trutta chromosome 5, fSalTru1.1, whole genome shotgun sequence contains these coding sequences:
- the LOC115194778 gene encoding butyrophilin subfamily 1 member A1-like, with protein sequence MDIISRYGQVQVVAPMSRVHAVAGGDVILPCFLKPTMNAASHTVEWLRPDLKPKEAHCYRDHRDSEEDQNPSYKRRTSLFKEELKNGNVSLKLTGVTLSDAGNYTCFIPTMSRTQRPVVQLLVDDKKHPPRQPTQLSPGSLPVLSIEGTKGSGLVLRCESEGWYPEPELEWFDNNGAILPATGPTETETDTEGFYTVRRNVTIQQTDNNWFTCRVQQQNITRTKQIRIPDDVFPKSCQSYWTAGLCLAVGAAVGAAVGAAVAAPMGHVVGYRRAKRQWATGETENHENLSVPLKGNPSGELN encoded by the exons ATGGATATCATTTCTCGTTATG GTCAGGTTCAGGTTGTTGCTCCAATGTCCAGGGTTCATGCCGTAGCGGGTGGTGATGTCATCCTTCCTTGTTTCCTGAAACCCACTATGAATGCTGCGAGTCACACAGTGGAGTGGCTCAGACCAGACTTGAAGCCAAAAGAGGCGCATTGTTACCGCGACCATCGTGACTCTGAAGAGGACCAGAATCCATCCTACAAGAGAAGGACGTCACTGTTTAAAGAAGAACTGAAGAACGGCAACGTCTCATTGAAACTAACAGGAGTTACTCTCTCTGATGCTGGAAACTACACCTGCTTCATTCCAACTATGAGCAGGACTCAGAGACCTGTCGTTCAACTCCTGGTCG ATGACAAAAAACATCCCCCAAGACAACCAACACAATTAA GCCCTGGATCTCTGCCAGTCCTCTCTATTGAAGGAACTAAGGGTAGTGGGCTGGTCCTGAGGTGTGAATCCGAAGGCTGGTACCCTGAACCTGAGCTGGAGTGGTTTGACAACAATGGAGCCATCCTCCCTGCTACTGGACCTACAGAGACCGAGACTGACACCGAGGGTTTCTACACTGTGAGACGAAATGTCACCATACAGCAGACTGACAACAACTGGTTCACCTGTAGAGTTCAACAGCAGAACATCACCAGAACGAAGCAGATTCGCATTCCTG ATGACGTCTTTCCCAAGTCATGCCAGTCCTACTGGACAGCTGGGCTTTGTCTGGCAGTGGGAGCTGCAGTGGGAGCTGCAGTGGGAGCTGCAGTAGCCGCGCCAATGGGACATGTGGTTGGATATCGACGTGCGAAACGTCAATGGGCGACAG GTGAAACCGAAAATCATGAAAATCTATCAG TGCCGTTGAAAGGGAACCCCTCAGGAGAGCTCAATTGA